The DNA window TGTTATTTTGAGCAGatgaagattatttttatagttactTAATCATATAAACAATAGAATTAGCTACTACAatatttaaaatctatttaaaaagATGAGATGAAATGATTAACctctatatagaattttttttaaaataatacatcGTTTTAACCGTCTAAGGAGCGTGAACGcaaaagccaagaaaaaaGTTGAGAAAAATCTCTACTGGTGAGTTCAACCTAAGAAGTGCATACATAAGACAAAAAACAGATGATTGCTGTGTCAGTTCGTTCTCCTCACTATATTGCCGATCTGCTTCTTGTCTTTGTTAAGCTATAGTAGTATGTAGGATTATTAGAGGTACACACACTCAGTTGGACATAATTGATTGTCCTATAACCTTTTGAGTTTTTACAATCATCTTACCTTAGAAATTCAATCTTTTACGGTGTACGTGTACACTTACatcaaaacatattatgtGTGCTTGAATTGATAATTGGCGATTGAATCTAGCTAGGTAAGCTGGCTATTGATAATCATGCATGTAAATTTCTGGTATAGGATGAACGACcaaaatatagtaattaatCAACGTATTGTAGTTCAAAACTGCGGATCAGCTCCTAAGATTGGAGGGAACAATCGGAAGCAAAATGTTGAAAACAATCGATCAAATTTGATCATATATAGAAACTGTATAGGAACACACACAATACAAATTCCTGATGTCACTCATCAATTCGACTGGATTCAATTAGCTATATATACTTCACAAGAGAAATTAAGACCCAAGAGAAATCACAAGGGGGTCGAAAAACTGAGAAAAATGGGAGCAGCCAAGACCTATATATCATGCATACACTtatcaataattaatttcatgCAGATTAAGCGCGAGCAACAGTTTTAGGGGTAGTCCCAAGCCTAAGCTCTAGATCTAGCACTCCGACTGCCGCTTGTTGATTCTGATGATCCACAAGGGCAGAAGCAGAATTAGAGCTAGCAGGGCTTGCGGCTGCGGCAGCTGATGTGATCAATACCTTATTATTTGCAacctgatgatgatgatccaTCAGTCCTTCACACGACGGCAGCAGATCCaaccgacgccgcctcctcttGGACCTTTTCCCCAATTCCTCCTTAGAGTCGTCTTCCTCATCATCTGCTGTCGCCGACACCGGGACGATGACTCTCTTCTTGATGGTTTCTCTGATGATGGTAGCTGATGAGCGGGAAGCACGAGTAGTGGTAACTCCGACTAGTACATCATCTCCTATGTCTTCGTTGCTCGTACTATTATTGGTGGTGGAGCTAGGTTTAGAGAAAGATGTGTAGTAGCGGCCTTGTTGCTGAtgatcttctccttcttcttcttcttcttcgtggCCAGGCGACGACGATCGCTGCCGGAGACGGGCACGGTCGCGGCGGTGCACGTTCATGTGGCCGCCGAGCGCCTGCGCCGACCGGAACTCGCGCTGGCAGAAGCTGCACGTGTAGAAGCGCGGCGGCCACACGCAGCCACCGAGGTTCGCTGCCGCATCGCGTGCAAACGCCTGCTCCTCCCACGACggctcgctgccgccgccgctgtacAGCGCCGATGGCCGGATGCTTCGTCTTGATGCTGTTTCCCACATGCTCCCCCAGtgctctcctcctctttgctccattgctgctgctgtggagTTCATTAAAGCCAAGCTCAAGACAATTAAGCAGCTAGGCAGCTAAGCTTGCATACGCATGTCTCCTCCTCGATCTCTTCTACTGCTGGTCTGgtctgcagctagctagcttaattagtaGATGAGTAGTAGCTAGTACCGACAATAATCAAGCAGCAACTAAGTACTAGTACCTAATTAGAGAAGCTAGTTGCGGTGTGTAAGAAGCAATCAGTGAgtgaatcaatcaatcaaggTGCATGCATCAACCCTCTCTATGTGCAGCGAGCGAGCTGA is part of the Oryza brachyantha chromosome 11, ObraRS2, whole genome shotgun sequence genome and encodes:
- the LOC102708482 gene encoding zinc finger protein ZAT5-like is translated as MNSTAAAMEQRGGEHWGSMWETASRRSIRPSALYSGGGSEPSWEEQAFARDAAANLGGCVWPPRFYTCSFCQREFRSAQALGGHMNVHRRDRARLRQRSSSPGHEEEEEEGEDHQQQGRYYTSFSKPSSTTNNSTSNEDIGDDVLVGVTTTRASRSSATIIRETIKKRVIVPVSATADDEEDDSKEELGKRSKRRRRRLDLLPSCEGLMDHHHQVANNKVLITSAAAAASPASSNSASALVDHQNQQAAVGVLDLELRLGTTPKTVARA